One genomic segment of Solibacillus isronensis includes these proteins:
- a CDS encoding DUF951 domain-containing protein, whose amino-acid sequence MEAKQYGLNDVVEMKKQHPCGTNEWKVIRLGADIRIKCEGCGHSVMIPRREFEKKMKKILRQAEEV is encoded by the coding sequence ATGGAAGCAAAGCAGTACGGTCTTAATGACGTTGTGGAAATGAAAAAACAACATCCTTGTGGCACAAACGAATGGAAAGTAATTCGATTAGGTGCCGATATTCGCATAAAATGTGAGGGTTGCGGACATAGCGTTATGATTCCACGCCGCGAGTTTGAGAAAAAAATGAAGAAAATTTTACGCCAGGCAGAAGAAGTCTAA